The following are encoded together in the Dyella terrae genome:
- a CDS encoding LysR family transcriptional regulator, giving the protein MRLRYIELFHAVLTTGSITGAAKLLDISQPAASKALQNAEDRLGFALFSRVRGRLLPTQQALLLRDRIEKIVQDVHDLEHLTKNMSQPGNCPLRVTCTPTLALTLLASAVMLLREAFPDVVAELSTQHSAAMCESLTLLETDIGLTLQDTGHHNLRQRVLCRGQVMVIAPPGWWPEEELGQPLPIGALANQPMIGINVRDALGSMLQSHLSKIEPEPKINVAVQTYQLAHSLVAKGEGLALVDPFTARCGGPKSVQIRPLKPHLEVVLYAMHRPDSPLNQVQKRFLDIVRQLAQLMLAQS; this is encoded by the coding sequence ATGCGTTTGCGCTATATCGAGCTCTTTCATGCCGTGTTGACCACCGGCAGCATCACCGGTGCGGCCAAGCTGTTGGATATCTCGCAGCCTGCGGCCAGCAAGGCGCTGCAGAACGCCGAAGACCGGCTCGGCTTTGCCTTGTTCAGTCGCGTGCGGGGACGCCTGTTGCCGACGCAGCAGGCACTGCTGCTGCGCGACCGGATCGAGAAGATCGTGCAGGACGTGCACGACCTGGAACACCTGACCAAGAATATGAGTCAACCGGGCAACTGCCCGTTGCGGGTCACCTGCACGCCGACGCTGGCGCTGACGCTACTGGCTTCGGCGGTGATGCTGCTGCGCGAGGCGTTTCCCGATGTGGTGGCCGAATTGTCCACGCAGCATTCGGCGGCGATGTGCGAGTCGCTGACGCTGCTCGAAACCGACATCGGGCTCACGCTGCAGGACACGGGGCACCACAATCTTCGCCAACGGGTGCTGTGCCGCGGTCAGGTGATGGTGATCGCCCCGCCCGGCTGGTGGCCCGAAGAGGAACTGGGACAACCGTTGCCGATTGGCGCGCTGGCCAACCAACCGATGATCGGCATCAATGTGCGCGATGCTCTGGGCAGCATGCTGCAAAGCCATCTCTCCAAGATCGAGCCGGAGCCGAAGATCAACGTCGCGGTGCAGACCTACCAATTGGCGCATTCCCTCGTCGCCAAGGGCGAAGGCCTGGCGCTGGTCGATCCCTTCACCGCGCGCTGCGGCGGCCCCAAGAGCGTGCAGATCCGTCCGCTGAAGCCACATCTCGAAGTCGTGCTGTACGCCATGCATCGGCCCGACAGCCCATTGAATCAGGTGCAGAAGCGGTTCCTTGATATCGTGCGGCAGCTCGCCCAGCTCATGCTCGCGCAAAGTTGA
- a CDS encoding amidohydrolase, whose amino-acid sequence MKSFRLLIPGIALVFSAASVADNAPIRGFPPPLQPADLVLLDATIVTLDPLQPHAQALAVRDGRIAALGSDDAIRHYVGAKTKVLDLHGAFVTPGFIEGHGHLMDTGEALMQVDVGKAASWDEIVSIVKAAVAKAKPGEWIIGQGWQQAKWNKVPQPNVDGLPLPTKLDAISPNNPVLLNHASGHGIYANAQALKLAGITDTTPDPAGGTIVRDAQGRAMGMLRDSAADPVFAAYDRYVTSLPAADRAAHRERALQLAVQNEVSKGITSFVDQGESFETVDWMKQQFAKGQPLRLYVYIDEKSVDKLDKHLVDYRIAGYADHHFTVLGLGEDVSDGALGTHSAWFLAPYNDAPGITGKNVTAMSDIAQMAKIAARDGFQMAIHAIGDRANRELLDLYQNVFTQYPAATALRWRIEHAQHLDPADIPRFAELGVIASMQSIHTCSDAPMVVPHLGEKRAQEGAYVWKTLIDSGVIVLDGTDTPVEDTNPIPNFYCGVTRAYGHGTKTFYPAQAKTRLQELQSYTWNNAYAMLQEHELGSLSPGKLADLDVFSGDLLTLPAEDILRTRVLYTIVGGKIVYQRPGADGWHKGQLFDAMPEFDHAE is encoded by the coding sequence ATGAAGTCGTTCCGACTGTTGATTCCAGGCATCGCATTGGTTTTCTCCGCCGCCAGTGTGGCGGACAACGCACCGATCCGTGGCTTCCCGCCGCCGCTGCAGCCAGCAGACCTGGTGCTGCTTGATGCGACTATCGTCACGCTTGATCCGCTGCAACCTCACGCGCAGGCGCTGGCCGTTCGCGATGGGCGTATCGCGGCACTCGGCAGCGACGATGCGATTCGGCACTACGTCGGCGCAAAAACCAAGGTGCTGGACCTGCACGGCGCCTTCGTTACGCCGGGTTTCATCGAAGGCCATGGCCACCTGATGGATACCGGCGAAGCACTGATGCAGGTAGACGTGGGCAAGGCTGCCAGCTGGGACGAGATCGTCTCGATTGTGAAGGCGGCTGTGGCCAAGGCAAAGCCTGGCGAGTGGATCATCGGCCAGGGCTGGCAGCAAGCAAAGTGGAACAAGGTGCCGCAGCCGAATGTCGATGGGCTGCCGTTGCCGACGAAACTGGATGCGATCTCGCCCAACAACCCCGTGCTGCTCAACCACGCCAGCGGGCACGGCATCTATGCCAATGCGCAGGCGCTCAAGCTCGCCGGCATCACCGACACCACGCCCGACCCTGCGGGCGGCACCATCGTGCGCGATGCGCAAGGCCGTGCCATGGGCATGCTGCGCGACAGTGCAGCCGACCCCGTGTTTGCCGCGTACGACCGTTATGTGACCTCGTTGCCCGCGGCCGACCGGGCGGCACACCGCGAGCGCGCCTTGCAACTGGCCGTGCAGAACGAGGTCAGCAAGGGCATCACCAGCTTCGTTGACCAGGGTGAGAGTTTCGAGACGGTCGACTGGATGAAGCAGCAGTTCGCCAAGGGCCAGCCGTTGCGTTTGTACGTGTACATCGATGAGAAGTCGGTCGACAAGCTCGACAAGCATCTCGTTGACTATCGCATTGCCGGCTATGCCGACCACCATTTCACCGTGCTCGGCCTGGGTGAGGACGTCTCCGATGGTGCGTTGGGCACGCACAGCGCGTGGTTCCTGGCGCCTTACAACGACGCTCCCGGCATCACCGGTAAGAACGTCACCGCGATGAGCGACATCGCTCAGATGGCAAAGATCGCCGCGCGCGACGGATTTCAGATGGCCATCCATGCTATCGGTGATCGCGCGAATCGCGAACTGTTGGATCTCTACCAGAACGTCTTTACGCAATACCCCGCTGCGACGGCGCTGCGCTGGCGCATCGAGCACGCACAGCATCTGGATCCCGCTGACATCCCGCGTTTTGCGGAGTTGGGCGTCATCGCTTCGATGCAATCCATCCACACGTGTTCGGATGCGCCGATGGTCGTGCCTCACCTTGGTGAGAAGCGCGCGCAGGAGGGTGCCTACGTTTGGAAGACACTTATCGACAGCGGAGTCATCGTGCTGGACGGTACCGATACGCCTGTCGAAGACACCAACCCCATTCCCAACTTCTACTGCGGCGTCACCCGTGCCTACGGCCACGGCACGAAGACGTTCTACCCCGCACAAGCCAAGACCCGGTTGCAGGAACTGCAGTCCTACACCTGGAATAACGCCTACGCCATGCTTCAAGAGCACGAGCTAGGCTCCCTTTCGCCGGGCAAGTTGGCCGATCTTGATGTGTTCTCCGGCGACCTGTTGACCCTGCCCGCCGAAGACATTCTGCGTACGCGAGTGCTCTACACCATCGTCGGCGGCAAGATCGTGTACCAACGTCCCGGCGCAGATGGCTGGCACAAGGGGCAGCTATTCGACGCGATGCCCGAGTTCGATCACGCCGAATGA
- the queD gene encoding 6-carboxytetrahydropterin synthase QueD codes for MHIFKEFHIEAAHRLPNVPPGHKCARLHGHSFRIQIHVEGEPDPTLGWVMDFADVKAAFAPLFDQLDHHYLNDIEGLENPTSEMLCRWIFKRLEPALPGLDKVVVHETCTSGASCSRDSF; via the coding sequence ATGCATATCTTCAAAGAATTCCACATCGAGGCAGCCCATCGTCTGCCGAACGTGCCGCCAGGCCATAAGTGCGCGCGGCTACATGGCCATTCCTTTCGCATCCAGATCCACGTGGAGGGCGAGCCCGATCCCACGCTCGGTTGGGTGATGGACTTTGCCGACGTCAAGGCGGCGTTTGCGCCGCTGTTCGATCAGCTCGACCACCACTACCTCAACGACATCGAAGGCCTGGAGAACCCGACCAGCGAGATGCTTTGCCGCTGGATCTTCAAGCGTCTGGAACCCGCGCTGCCGGGTCTGGATAAGGTGGTCGTGCACGAGACCTGTACCTCGGGTGCCAGTTGCAGTCGTGACAGTTTTTGA
- a CDS encoding phasin family protein yields MTQQLNAQVFAYAKQLADSAFKAQAVALKGLEQVAELQIRALEKQSEAAAEFISGAFETRDADGLRVLWEKAATAGRENAERAVSVTQEIIAVTQKTAESLSALVQEQQQAANDAVTAPVAAVKKAAAAAK; encoded by the coding sequence ATGACGCAGCAACTGAACGCCCAGGTTTTTGCCTACGCCAAGCAGCTGGCTGACAGCGCTTTCAAGGCCCAGGCCGTCGCCCTGAAGGGCCTGGAGCAGGTCGCCGAACTGCAGATCCGTGCGCTTGAGAAGCAGTCCGAAGCTGCCGCTGAGTTCATCAGTGGTGCCTTCGAAACCCGTGATGCTGATGGCCTGCGTGTTCTGTGGGAAAAGGCTGCCACCGCCGGTCGCGAGAATGCCGAGCGCGCCGTGTCCGTGACCCAGGAAATCATCGCCGTGACGCAGAAAACTGCTGAGTCGCTGAGCGCGCTCGTGCAGGAACAGCAGCAGGCCGCCAACGACGCCGTGACCGCGCCGGTCGCTGCCGTCAAGAAGGCTGCTGCCGCCGCTAAGTAA
- a CDS encoding ATP synthase subunit I, with translation MINSLASGRRLALRIFLLQLAVAVILALTFLLQGPRQALAAAAGATLVALGTALLAWRTFRGLGGGGMTMWRVMSGMVLKWIVIGGGLVAIFGQWKLPPLAAITGLVAAYAINLLAFRFKG, from the coding sequence GTGATCAACAGTCTTGCTTCCGGTCGTCGTCTGGCGCTGCGCATTTTCTTGCTGCAGCTTGCCGTGGCGGTGATCCTGGCACTCACCTTCCTTTTGCAGGGGCCGCGCCAAGCTTTGGCGGCCGCTGCAGGCGCCACACTCGTGGCGCTGGGTACTGCGCTACTGGCGTGGCGTACCTTCAGGGGCCTGGGTGGTGGCGGCATGACGATGTGGCGCGTGATGTCAGGCATGGTCCTGAAGTGGATCGTGATCGGCGGAGGGCTCGTCGCGATCTTCGGTCAATGGAAATTACCGCCACTAGCTGCCATCACGGGGCTGGTGGCTGCTTACGCAATAAATCTGCTGGCGTTCAGATTCAAGGGCTAA
- the atpB gene encoding F0F1 ATP synthase subunit A, which produces MASEPQGGLTEYIQHHLHHNTVSLGDGAFMKIHVDSILVAFLLGAVFCLWFWLKARKATSGVPSKGQAFVELIVEFVDTQVKDTFHGDRRTVTPLALSIFMWVVFLNAMDLLPLDAPSWTVKTAAGAEVAHHTFFRWVPTADINTTLGLALAVFFIVLAHGVKAKGAGGFGWELLTAPFHADNIVVKIILMPFNLALNVIEYLSKPVSLAMRLFGNMYGGELVFMLIAGLFAGWISFLPGVLFNTAWAIFHILIILLQAFIFMMLTIVYIATAREHH; this is translated from the coding sequence ATGGCAAGCGAGCCGCAGGGCGGACTAACGGAATACATCCAGCATCACCTTCACCACAACACGGTGAGCTTGGGTGATGGTGCCTTCATGAAGATCCACGTGGACTCGATCCTTGTGGCCTTCCTGCTGGGCGCCGTGTTCTGCCTGTGGTTCTGGCTGAAGGCCCGCAAGGCCACTTCGGGCGTGCCGTCCAAGGGTCAGGCCTTCGTCGAGCTGATCGTGGAGTTCGTCGACACCCAGGTGAAGGACACCTTCCACGGCGACCGCCGTACGGTGACCCCGCTGGCGCTGTCGATCTTCATGTGGGTGGTCTTCCTCAACGCCATGGACCTGCTGCCACTGGATGCCCCGAGCTGGACGGTGAAGACTGCCGCCGGTGCCGAAGTGGCCCACCACACGTTCTTCCGCTGGGTGCCGACCGCCGATATCAACACCACCTTGGGCCTGGCCCTGGCCGTGTTTTTCATCGTGCTTGCGCACGGCGTGAAGGCGAAGGGTGCGGGCGGCTTCGGTTGGGAGTTGCTCACTGCTCCGTTCCATGCGGACAACATCGTCGTCAAGATCATCCTGATGCCGTTCAATCTCGCGCTGAACGTCATTGAATACCTGTCTAAGCCGGTGTCGCTTGCCATGCGACTGTTCGGCAACATGTACGGCGGCGAGCTGGTATTCATGCTGATCGCGGGCTTGTTCGCGGGCTGGATCAGCTTCCTGCCGGGCGTGCTGTTCAACACTGCATGGGCGATCTTCCACATTCTGATCATCCTGCTGCAGGCATTCATCTTCATGATGCTCACCATCGTGTACATCGCCACGGCGCGCGAGCATCACTGA
- the atpE gene encoding F0F1 ATP synthase subunit C: protein MNVAELLTHVQGLTAIAIGIIIGLGALGACLGIAIMGSKFLESAARQPELVPLLQGRMFLLAGLIDAAFIIGLAVALLFAFSNPLLSAVQAAAGH from the coding sequence ATGAACGTCGCCGAACTTCTTACCCATGTGCAGGGCCTGACCGCCATCGCCATCGGCATCATCATTGGCCTCGGCGCTCTGGGCGCTTGCTTGGGCATCGCCATCATGGGTTCCAAGTTCCTCGAGTCTGCTGCCCGTCAGCCGGAACTGGTTCCGCTGCTGCAGGGCCGCATGTTCCTGCTCGCCGGCCTGATCGACGCTGCATTCATCATCGGCTTGGCCGTGGCGCTGCTGTTCGCTTTCTCGAACCCGCTGCTGTCGGCCGTGCAGGCCGCCGCCGGTCACTAA
- a CDS encoding F0F1 ATP synthase subunit B has translation MDINLTFLGQMVSFAILVWFTTKFIWPQLNHAIEERQKKVADGLAAAEKARAELKDADAKVANEIKQARQQANEIVERAQQQANQIVDKARAEAIGEANRVKANAAEEIVSMQQRAREELRGWVGRLAIQGAEKIVQREVDANAHKAMLDQLVSEI, from the coding sequence ATGGATATCAATCTGACTTTCCTGGGCCAGATGGTTTCTTTCGCCATCCTGGTCTGGTTCACCACCAAGTTCATCTGGCCGCAACTCAATCACGCGATTGAAGAGCGCCAGAAAAAGGTTGCCGATGGTCTGGCCGCCGCCGAAAAGGCGCGCGCCGAACTGAAGGATGCCGACGCCAAGGTCGCCAACGAGATCAAGCAGGCTCGTCAGCAGGCCAACGAGATCGTCGAGCGCGCACAGCAGCAGGCCAACCAGATCGTGGACAAGGCTCGCGCCGAAGCAATCGGCGAAGCCAACCGCGTGAAGGCCAATGCCGCCGAGGAAATCGTGAGCATGCAACAGCGTGCGCGCGAAGAGCTGCGTGGCTGGGTTGGCCGTCTGGCCATCCAGGGCGCGGAAAAGATCGTGCAGCGTGAAGTCGATGCCAACGCCCACAAGGCGATGCTCGACCAGCTTGTGTCCGAGATCTAA
- a CDS encoding F0F1 ATP synthase subunit delta: MAQAITLARPYARAAFELAHEAGSLGAWSQALIFAAEVAKDPRVAGFGNDPRVSPEQLVALHLPQGVAADAPFARFLGELAEHRRMALLPEIAKLYEQYKRESESQLLVKVTSAFALDAAQAEQLKASLKRRFKREIELETQVDASLLGGVVIDTGSEVIDGSARGRLARMTRALTA, from the coding sequence ATGGCGCAGGCAATCACCCTCGCCCGCCCCTATGCGCGTGCTGCCTTCGAGCTGGCCCATGAGGCCGGCTCGCTTGGCGCTTGGTCGCAGGCGCTGATCTTTGCCGCAGAAGTGGCCAAGGATCCGCGCGTGGCCGGTTTCGGCAACGATCCCCGCGTGTCGCCGGAGCAGCTCGTTGCGCTGCATCTGCCGCAGGGCGTGGCTGCCGACGCACCGTTCGCCCGTTTTCTGGGTGAACTGGCCGAGCACCGTCGCATGGCGTTGCTGCCGGAAATCGCGAAGCTGTATGAACAGTACAAGCGTGAATCCGAGTCGCAGCTGCTGGTTAAGGTGACCAGTGCGTTCGCGCTGGACGCCGCGCAAGCCGAACAGCTCAAGGCATCGCTCAAGCGTCGCTTCAAGCGCGAGATCGAACTGGAAACCCAGGTCGATGCATCGCTGCTGGGTGGTGTGGTGATCGATACCGGCAGCGAAGTGATCGATGGCTCCGCCCGTGGACGTCTGGCGCGCATGACCCGCGCGCTGACGGCATAA
- the atpA gene encoding F0F1 ATP synthase subunit alpha, protein MSSSTLNPSEISELIKTRIEQFKLGAEARNEGTIISVSDGIVRIHGLADVMQGEMIELPGNSFALALNLERDSVGAVVLGEYQHLREGDTAKTTGRILEVPTGPELLGRVVDSLGNPIDGKGPLNAKTSSPIEKVAPGVIWRQSVDQPVQTGYKSVDSMIPIGRGQRELIIGDRQTGKTALAIDAIINQKDSGIKCIYVAIGQKRSSIANVVRKLEEHGALANTIVVVASASESAALQYIAPYAGCAMGEYFRDRGEDALIIYDDLSKQAVAYRQISLLLKRPPGREAYPGDVFYLHSRLLERAARVSAEYVEKFTNGEVKGKTGSLTALPIIETQAGDVSAFVPTNVISITDGQIFLETDLFNAGIRPAVNAGISVSRVGGAAQTKIVKKLSGGVKLALAQFRELAAFAQFASDLDPATRAQLDRGQRVTELMKQSQYAPLSIAELALSVYAAEKGYLDDLPVNKVLPFEKGLHAFMHQNHGELMKKIVATGDWNNDIEATFKSSLDEYKKTGSW, encoded by the coding sequence ATGTCCAGCTCCACCTTGAACCCGTCCGAGATCAGCGAACTGATCAAGACTCGCATCGAGCAGTTCAAGCTCGGCGCGGAAGCACGTAACGAAGGCACGATCATCAGCGTGTCCGACGGCATCGTGCGCATCCACGGCCTGGCCGACGTGATGCAGGGCGAAATGATCGAACTGCCGGGCAACTCGTTCGCCCTGGCGCTGAACCTCGAGCGTGACTCGGTCGGTGCCGTGGTACTGGGCGAGTACCAGCACTTGCGCGAAGGCGACACCGCCAAGACCACCGGCCGCATCCTCGAAGTGCCGACCGGTCCGGAACTGCTGGGTCGCGTTGTCGATTCGCTGGGCAACCCGATCGATGGCAAGGGTCCGCTCAACGCCAAGACCAGCTCGCCGATCGAGAAGGTCGCTCCGGGCGTGATCTGGCGCCAGTCGGTCGACCAGCCGGTGCAGACCGGCTACAAGTCTGTCGACTCGATGATCCCGATCGGCCGTGGTCAGCGTGAGCTGATCATCGGCGACCGCCAGACCGGCAAGACCGCGCTGGCTATCGACGCGATCATCAACCAGAAAGACTCCGGCATTAAGTGCATCTACGTTGCCATCGGCCAGAAGCGTTCGTCGATCGCCAACGTGGTGCGCAAGCTCGAAGAGCACGGCGCGCTGGCCAACACCATCGTGGTGGTTGCTTCGGCCTCCGAGTCCGCTGCGTTGCAGTACATCGCGCCGTACGCCGGCTGCGCCATGGGCGAGTACTTCCGTGACCGCGGCGAAGACGCACTGATCATCTATGACGATCTGTCCAAGCAGGCCGTGGCCTACCGCCAGATCTCGCTGCTGCTGAAGCGCCCGCCGGGTCGCGAAGCCTACCCGGGCGACGTGTTCTATCTCCACTCGCGTCTGCTTGAGCGCGCAGCTCGCGTCTCCGCGGAGTACGTCGAGAAGTTCACCAACGGCGAAGTGAAGGGCAAGACCGGTTCGCTGACGGCGCTGCCGATCATCGAAACGCAGGCCGGTGACGTGTCCGCGTTCGTGCCGACCAACGTGATCTCGATCACCGACGGCCAGATCTTCCTGGAAACCGATCTGTTCAACGCCGGCATCCGTCCGGCCGTGAACGCCGGTATCTCGGTGTCGCGCGTGGGCGGTGCCGCCCAGACCAAGATTGTGAAGAAGCTGTCCGGTGGCGTGAAGCTGGCCTTGGCGCAGTTCCGTGAGCTGGCTGCGTTCGCGCAGTTTGCCTCGGACCTCGACCCGGCCACCCGTGCCCAGCTGGATCGTGGCCAGCGTGTGACCGAGCTGATGAAGCAGTCGCAGTACGCGCCGCTCTCCATCGCCGAACTCGCCCTGTCCGTGTACGCCGCCGAGAAGGGCTACCTCGATGACCTGCCGGTCAACAAGGTGCTGCCGTTCGAGAAGGGCCTGCACGCCTTCATGCACCAGAACCATGGCGAGCTGATGAAGAAGATCGTCGCCACCGGTGACTGGAACAACGACATCGAAGCCACCTTCAAGTCCTCGCTCGACGAGTACAAGAAGACCGGTAGCTGGTAA
- the atpG gene encoding F0F1 ATP synthase subunit gamma gives MASGREIKTKIKSTQNMRKVTRALEMVSASKIRKAQDLMKASRPYARSMRKVIAHVAQASTDFSHPFLQEREKVARVGFLVVSTDRGLCGGLNSNLFRRLLPIIQEWQEKGAEIDVVAVGQKAVQFFRRLKGVNLIGSATHLGEKPKVDDLVGVIKVLLDAYTGGKLDRVFLAHNDFVNTMTQKPSIHALLPLPVVAQEMVSAEGQPNSPDFPVAGLKLEQKHDWDYIYEPDAASVLEFVLGRYIESVVYQGVLENLASEHAARMVAMKAASDNANKVIGELTLIYNKARQAAITQEISEIVSGAAAV, from the coding sequence GTGGCAAGCGGACGCGAAATCAAAACCAAGATCAAGAGCACGCAGAACATGCGCAAGGTGACGCGCGCGCTCGAGATGGTCTCGGCCTCGAAGATCCGCAAGGCGCAGGATCTGATGAAGGCCTCGCGTCCCTATGCGCGCTCGATGCGCAAGGTGATCGCGCACGTGGCCCAGGCCAGCACTGACTTCAGCCATCCGTTCCTGCAGGAACGCGAGAAGGTGGCGCGCGTCGGTTTCCTGGTCGTCAGCACCGATCGCGGCCTGTGCGGCGGTCTGAATTCGAATCTGTTCCGTCGCCTGCTTCCGATCATTCAGGAATGGCAGGAAAAGGGCGCAGAGATCGATGTCGTTGCCGTCGGCCAGAAGGCCGTCCAGTTCTTCCGCCGTCTCAAGGGCGTGAACCTGATTGGCAGCGCCACGCACCTCGGCGAGAAGCCCAAGGTCGACGACCTGGTCGGCGTGATCAAGGTGCTGCTCGATGCCTACACGGGCGGGAAGCTGGATCGGGTGTTCCTGGCGCACAACGATTTCGTCAACACCATGACGCAGAAGCCGTCGATCCACGCGCTGCTGCCGTTGCCGGTGGTGGCGCAGGAAATGGTGAGCGCCGAGGGTCAGCCGAATTCGCCGGATTTCCCGGTGGCCGGCCTCAAGCTCGAGCAGAAGCACGATTGGGACTACATCTACGAACCCGACGCAGCCAGCGTGCTGGAGTTCGTATTGGGTCGCTACATCGAGTCGGTGGTGTACCAGGGTGTGCTGGAGAATCTCGCCAGCGAGCATGCCGCGCGCATGGTCGCTATGAAGGCGGCTTCGGATAACGCTAACAAGGTGATCGGCGAACTGACGCTGATCTACAACAAGGCGCGTCAGGCTGCGATTACCCAGGAAATCTCGGAAATCGTGAGCGGCGCCGCGGCTGTATAA
- the atpD gene encoding F0F1 ATP synthase subunit beta, whose protein sequence is MSQGKVVQIIGAVIDVEFARDQVPQVYDALKIDGTDITLEVQQVLGDGIVRTIALGSTDGLKRGLVARNTGEGIKVPVGNATLGRIMDVLGSPIDEAGPIDTKDHWVIHREAPSYADQATSNDLLETGIKVIDLICPFAKGGKVGLFGGAGVGKTVNMMELINNIAKAHAGLSVFAGVGERTREGNDFYHEMKDSNVLDKVAMVYGQMNEPPGNRLRVALTGLTMAEYFRDEKDEHGKGKDVLLFVDNIYRYTLAGTEVSALLGRMPSAVGYQPTLAEEMGVLQERITSTKTGSITSIQAVYVPADDLTDPSPATTFAHLDSTVTLSRNIASLGIYPAVDPLDSTSRQLDPGIVGAEHYDVARRVQGTLQRYKELKDIIAILGMDELSEDDKQAVSRARKIERFFSQPFHVAEVFTGSPGKYVPLKETIRGFKMIVDGDVDHLPEQAFYMVGGIDEAIKKAEEMGAKKAA, encoded by the coding sequence ATGAGTCAGGGCAAAGTTGTACAGATCATCGGCGCGGTTATCGACGTGGAGTTTGCACGCGATCAGGTGCCGCAGGTTTACGACGCGCTGAAGATCGACGGCACCGACATCACGCTGGAAGTCCAGCAGGTGCTGGGTGACGGCATCGTCCGTACGATTGCCCTCGGTTCCACCGATGGCCTCAAGCGTGGCCTCGTGGCCCGCAACACTGGCGAAGGCATCAAGGTGCCGGTTGGCAACGCAACCCTTGGCCGCATCATGGACGTGCTCGGCAGCCCCATCGACGAAGCCGGCCCGATCGACACCAAGGATCACTGGGTCATCCACCGCGAGGCTCCGAGCTACGCCGACCAGGCGACCTCGAATGACTTGCTGGAGACCGGCATCAAGGTCATCGACCTGATCTGCCCGTTCGCCAAGGGCGGCAAGGTTGGCCTGTTCGGCGGCGCCGGCGTGGGCAAGACCGTGAACATGATGGAGCTGATCAACAACATCGCGAAGGCGCACGCGGGTTTGTCCGTGTTCGCTGGCGTGGGTGAGCGTACCCGCGAGGGCAACGACTTCTACCACGAGATGAAAGACTCCAACGTGCTCGACAAGGTGGCCATGGTGTACGGCCAGATGAACGAGCCGCCGGGCAACCGTCTGCGCGTGGCGCTGACCGGCCTGACCATGGCCGAGTACTTCCGCGACGAGAAGGACGAGCACGGCAAGGGCAAGGACGTGTTGCTGTTCGTGGACAACATCTACCGCTACACGCTGGCCGGTACCGAAGTGTCCGCGCTGCTGGGTCGTATGCCGTCCGCCGTGGGTTACCAGCCGACGCTGGCCGAGGAAATGGGCGTTCTGCAGGAGCGCATCACCTCGACCAAGACCGGTTCGATCACGTCGATCCAGGCCGTTTACGTGCCCGCGGACGATCTGACCGACCCGTCGCCGGCCACCACCTTCGCGCACTTGGACTCCACCGTCACGCTGTCGCGTAACATCGCGTCGCTGGGTATCTACCCGGCCGTGGATCCGCTGGATTCCACCAGCCGCCAGCTCGATCCGGGCATTGTCGGCGCCGAGCACTACGACGTGGCCCGCCGCGTGCAGGGCACGCTGCAGCGCTACAAGGAGCTCAAGGACATCATCGCGATCCTGGGCATGGACGAGTTGTCGGAAGACGACAAGCAGGCCGTGTCGCGCGCCCGCAAGATCGAGCGCTTCTTCTCGCAGCCGTTCCACGTGGCCGAAGTGTTCACCGGTTCGCCGGGCAAGTACGTGCCGCTGAAGGAAACGATTCGCGGCTTCAAGATGATCGTGGACGGCGACGTGGATCACCTGCCGGAGCAGGCGTTCTACATGGTCGGCGGCATCGACGAGGCCATCAAGAAGGCCGAGGAAATGGGCGCCAAGAAGGCAGCCTGA
- a CDS encoding F0F1 ATP synthase subunit epsilon, with amino-acid sequence MSHTLRVDIVSAEAEIFSGDAQLVVATGEMGELGIAPRHAPLITRLKPGHVDVVLANGERQQFWVSGGILEVQPQVVTVLADTAARASDLDEAAALRAKQEAEDALANRTDTVEIAEAQAKLAEAITQLQALERLRKTLKH; translated from the coding sequence ATGAGTCATACCCTCCGTGTCGACATCGTCAGCGCCGAAGCCGAGATCTTCTCCGGCGACGCGCAGCTGGTGGTCGCCACCGGCGAAATGGGCGAGCTGGGCATCGCGCCCCGCCACGCACCGCTGATCACGCGCCTGAAGCCCGGCCACGTCGACGTGGTGCTGGCCAATGGCGAGCGTCAGCAGTTCTGGGTGTCTGGCGGCATCCTGGAAGTGCAGCCGCAGGTCGTCACCGTGCTGGCGGACACCGCCGCGCGTGCGTCCGACCTGGATGAGGCCGCAGCCCTGCGCGCCAAGCAGGAAGCCGAGGACGCCCTGGCCAATCGTACCGATACGGTCGAGATCGCCGAGGCGCAGGCCAAGCTGGCCGAAGCCATCACCCAGCTGCAAGCACTGGAGCGCCTGCGCAAGACGCTCAAGCACTGA